The following coding sequences are from one Phyllostomus discolor isolate MPI-MPIP mPhyDis1 chromosome 11, mPhyDis1.pri.v3, whole genome shotgun sequence window:
- the TEX15 gene encoding testis-expressed protein 15 isoform X1 gives MDMKKIAKHKTLRKMNSTSEPLLITGVEDHSLKKFTIPKIRRTSRKVYLSPCFTNTREYSFIHDTLNQCRLDVSCDLQSSWQFGDTKLIHNEDLEKNFTSKRSEMRENGRHGRELEEHFCFLALPQSDVAEIYYNGISSKASTLKILGNPLLGIYIFRHVDVALNYAHSRSINVESIIVFKVLFGKVKKIQPSVDKNKVSLDPSPNFDCHMSRNTPSPKDTIELQAYNSAAYFYEYDVFSTPVDKPRQCLPYAIVTVKFIGQKVGNGHLMTSLRFLSTGFPKRAERTCCLNNCTVAKRIGKGKDATIIFEHFRKPIDPFVQENCSCSALSSEINSSNSNTANSYENVQNGDISVIETHSGQMKHNLTQCKDTSQVQADDSGLSFISSDTKENVNGDLLNLTHLKNPATFHNNIGSSTVITSKFIKDPRLRREESVEKHSNITGLNNILPFKKSLDFVNSGINLTMPTNSAFSSKVMPGDDAILTNCSDASCFKISFDDSQAQAHNMGSQDCDYYATPNKITMAGQCQDQDNFSFPMCLSNGVPEVKNQKHSAEKTQRSQQRSNVPLLIEQNSEPHNSYESVNTCTKGYNNHISQESESSNLKTTCQTNYQMSAVFQFQKEESIHEYIQNIGKVRNFTGLEDGSKHVAKQNLWGKVDNYCTNETKISPTDNSISLHQEYKEDESLNYLGGECDQRLIPQELKISKSSIPTTNYELGYLPLELQNNLTPRVESLSQKHPQHCLENEDDIHSNFAISQKLMELKLERTNQNCVSIITDAFQEAKDISRVKDLPMNLVILSHDIKTAYDNSNCSMAREHTCINRKNKNDPMLLETIQRDFGTSQVDNKGQGHTLFCNAQLNNDIYLTVSFEEQRDDKENQNEAKGKDIVSSTENNIENICGNERQGFHTNKSFIIDERWENKNYDNVENLNSEEFTTFNLPQGEKYVSKETTLLETEDTLTAIKQKDTRNTVRSVKHPNICKISGSSEHLASNAILQIDDTVVPTLETNEDHQRHKFKQTCSESPDLGFVKCKVSDYEMNMDKNKSHNSFHKPVGDNVVLQSIELESEIEVVSEECDDAFPSQQDTHSHENALYEEFGAIYEELKSRIDWESLVGSNNGEKEVLRSTTRMEHSDQHYSDYASTQKNKAELFNPILLPDLQITITNTLTPGISSTFKSFSLKDSICKYMTEATKPEISEEEGKVPGLEMYSQCCENSRYSFADEFGNIKQESGIVSESGISLSFDFSDNIHMNHMSKEQSSGPPPSEPPSVTINNESRCSLTNSKTVCSDTRSKRDTESRISKRKLRTPVRDQSLLHHELSEKKRRLTNRDSSECFSSLSEGRIKTFSQSEKHIRSVLDILNSEVSLCKSKCLSKKLDSALLYLKKAHRRVNTSLELIAKVGETRKGPLPKSYEIICNNFWEICDLQGYGSVSERRYYSTKHFFPKRKYDKSGEKRALGFEINKSLTHVSKCQFDRTSEEKTRESFSKKNVANSVSRSHSTIHMGEFCDQEYPESQLTPGSTSQSTSQSTHNNIYMKNPESLELQPFSGKMGCLFFPDCPDKKLTKKEHQVDIKSLSNINKYEKPENHLAHNNEDTVIESAEAAEVINKTNSVSLSCIKENNVSFNSDENYDATCIAHTKVKTDIVISVLESDVKHFLNVDNYKPDNLISPGYKRNLEVSFLEKWTSPSKNATPGTITRNVHLDPLPQTLITSKKCNTLPQLAAAPVTDNERESKKTYLDEQRAFAVDSFSTCTNVPHCQQECSRKKLLKTEQWYPSSCVHTDRNETHVIENSELDLIPVTEESKSYRENTMKRLFLSDSSLLLKDDIKGSSKKCTSKKNILDRKMWKIKQTEKAKDSVHKKSMTKRSTVKNEYRNQKHKTVADDAYISEKTIKNNLIDSHRSIKNTEAISLNNTVSNQLNDRKKEGQVKVSVDSQSDSTLHSELACNSKPDILGVNHMPFLRAHSETSKVSTPQKNPTSCMNKLKETHCSADHSGLTARLAQILRRADEASSLQKLQEEAKVCQSILPLFVEAFEKKQECSLEQILISRELLVEKNLWNNCKHKLKPCAVDSLVELQMMMETIQFIENKKRLLGGEPTFRSLLWYDETLYSELLGRPRGFQQQSNFYPAFQGRLKYNAFCELQNYHDQLIELLGDTKKENNSYYAFLKCKRQIKECEAILRHCSDCFDFTLSVPFTCGVNFGDSLGDLETLRKSTLKLISMYGDSPKVDSYPGKRDHLWIIIEMISSKVNFIKSSEAVGINISLFGLEHIFFDAAKSLVWKEKKQSFSKKYSGQKNKGTLLKMNQHSFSKLQEIYDTLSKDLSSEQISNIGFEENTMMTSKKSDDLLNKAKINIDNCRLNSTSISHPDICCISEILDQAKFADLKKLQELTLRCTDHLEVLKKCFQMLQEDNRDDIFITEENVLDVIENHNCEAIILKPAATETYIEIAMLSETVHFLKNSMAKKLDKQRFRGMLWFDMSLLPELVHCQEKMASFSFLKDNSTDHLWKVIETAISELKKDLDITYKYNEAVNCSYALHLFSRELEELSEIKKLLKKSKYSISTYIDFVPCIASINYGSTMTQLEYNYNQFSTLLKNLLAASRKDLGKMAHTVKVMKTIEHMKIICAKNAELTLSFILCQMLHNRENTFQVKRDEKMNVHVKPRRNINKSSTCMTVPSISERVIKNVSNSSRKRRITVDKCQDSPEQDKNTTVSSCKKQKVNEKGVTKINREKAVFKHPRTTRSHPENESEIGPSSSGNLKRNYGSPKKVEMQRSLPVSPLPLKNLKDTCVLKSEGKIDLTNISSNTSEEFTGHQEKVNSMKKRNVNFSTAETKSDKKDCSSFAFCDQKSVHGTFSKDHETPSQKKLLNNSPDPSDIKSGTDATFLSNALVPSKPIFCLVSDIHANLEMNGTVFELQDNEIVNSSVKNSTGTKSPEPIFIQNKIPLQQISETQPAKTESKEKYVKDTLNPSTVPVETSENMTLNVNQTAEQKNNKNSSSEQKKNKNSKLLTHNAATHWNELPQAACTPIYNSSEHSFGTLSPSCAWYVYHYSSSNGSFITQTYQGITSFEVQPPSEILTAVPSTVQNVHSNLLLSQYFGYFPGEPRAYGLMPANRYFPSQMPVSSNVQQPAFSQCASYQLLPQAAYPYPPDLGVLPQVLWTYVPWQHQELFHLGR, from the exons AAAGGACATGCTGTCTAAATAACTGTACAGTGGCCAAAAgaattggaaaaggaaaagatgctACTATCATCTTTGAGCATTTCAGAAAACCTATAGATCCGTTTGTTCAGGAAAATTGTTCATGCAGTGCACTAAGTTCAGAGATAAATTCTTCCAACTCAAATACTGCTAATTCCTATGAAAATGTGCAAAATGGAGACATTTCTGTAATTGAAACACACAGTGGACAGATGAAGCACAATTTAACACAATGTAAAGACACTTCTCAAGTACAAGCAGATGATTCAggtctttcatttatttccagtgATACCAAAGAAAATGTTAATGGTGACCTGTTAAATTTGACACATCTTAAAAATCCTGCTACTTTTCATAACAATATTGGCTCAAGCACAGTTATTACTTCAAAATTCATCAAAGACCCAAGACTTAGGAGAGAAGAAAGTGTGGAAAAACATAGTAATATTACAGGTTTAAATaacattttgccatttaaaaagaGTTTAGATTTTGTTAATTCAGGAATTAACCTCACTATGCCAACTAATTCTGCCTTCTCATCTAAAGTCATGCCTGGTGATGATGCTATTCTTACTAATTGTTCGGATGCATCttgcttcaaaatttcttttgatgATTCACAAGCTCAGGCTCACAACATGGGCTCTCAGGACTGTGATTATTATGCAACTCCCAATAAAATTACTATGGCAGGACAATGTCAGGACCAAGACAATTTTTCTTTCCCTATGTGTTTGTCAAATGGAGTTCCAGAAGTTAAGAACCAAAAACACAGTGCGGAAAAAACCCAGAGATCTCAACAGAGAAGTAACGTCCCACTTTTAATTGAACAAAATAGTGAGCCACATAACTCTTATGAATCAGTGAATACTTGTACAAAAGGATATAACAATCACATTTCTCAGGAATCAGAGTCTTCTAATTTAAAAACTACATGTCAGACTAATTACCAGATGTCTGCAGTTTTTCAGttccaaaaggaagaaagtataCATGAGTACATTCAAAACATTGGAAAAGTGAGAAACTTCACTGGCCTAGAAGATGGTTCCAAACACGTAGCAAAGCAAAATTTGTGGGGAAAGGTTGATAATTATTGTactaatgaaacaaaaatcaGTCCAACAGATAATAGCATTTCTTTGCACCAAGAATACAAAGAGGATGAAAGTCTTAATTATTTGGGGGGGGAATGTGATCAAAGATTAATCCCTCAGgagttaaaaatatcaaaatcttCCATACCTACCACAAATTATGAGCTAGGTTATCTACCATTGGAATTACAAAATAATCTTACTCCAAGAGTGGAGAGCCTTTCACAAAAGCATCCTCAACACTGTTTGGAGAATGAAGATGACATTCATAGCAATTTTGCCATTTCTCAAAAACTAATGGAACTGAAATTAGAAAGAACAAATCAGAACTGTGTTAGCATTATAACCGATGCTTTCCAGGAAGCAAAAGACATTTCCCGGGTCAAAGACCTACCAATGAATTTAGTTATATTATCTCATGACATTAAAACAGCTTATGACAATTCAAACTGCAGCATGGCAAGAGAACATACATGtatcaatagaaaaaataaaaatgatccaatGTTATTAGAAACGATTCAGAGAGACTTTGGAACTTCTCAAGTTGACAATAAAGGTCAAGGTCATACTCTGTTTTGTAATGCACAGTTGAATAATGATATATACCTCACTGTTAGTTTCGAAGAACAAAGAGAtgataaagaaaaccaaaatgaggCCAAAGGGAAAGACATTGTTTCATCTACAGAAAACaacatagaaaatatatgtgGAAATGAGAGGCAGGGTTTTCATACaaacaaaagttttattataGATGAAAGATGGGAGAATAAAAATTACGATAATGTAGAAAATCTGAACTCTGAAGAATTTACTACATTTAATTTGCCTCAGGGGGAAAAATATGTATCAAAAGAAACTACATTATTAGAAACTGAAGATACTCTCACTGccataaaacaaaaagatacacGAAATACTGTAAGGAGTGTAAAGCATCCCAATATTTGCAAAATCTCAGGTTCTTCAGAGCATTTAGCCTCAAATGCTATATTACAGATAGATGATACAGTAGTGCCCACattagaaacaaatgaagatCACCAAAGACACAAATTTAAACAAACTTGTTCTGAGAGTCCAGATTTGGGGTTTGTAAAATGTAAGGTTTCTGATTATGAAATGaatatggataaaaataaatcacacaacTCATTTCATAAGCCAGTAGGTGATAATGTAGTTCTTCAAAGTATTGAATTGGAAAGTGAGATTGAAGTAGTATCAGAAGAGTGTGATGATGCTTTTCCATCTCAACAAGATACTCATAGCCATGAAAATGCACTGTATGAAGAGTTTGGGGCAATATATGAGGAATTGAAATCTCGTATTGATTGGGAAAGTCTTGTAGGAAGCAATAATGGGGAGAAGGAAGTTTTGAGAAGCACCACAAGAATGGAGCATAGTGATCAACATTACTCTGATTATGCCTCtacacaaaaaaacaaagcagagctcTTCAACCCAATTTTACTTCCAGATCTACAAATTACAATTACTAATACACTTACGCCAGGAATCAGTTCCACTTTTAAGTCCTTTTCATTGAAAGATAGTATTTGCAAATACATGACTGAAGCCACAAAACCAGAAATAAGTGAAGAGGAGGGGAAAGTTCCTGGACTTGAAATGTACTCCCAGTGTTGTGAAAATTCACGTTACTCATTTGCAGATGAATTTGGTAATATAAAGCAAGAATCAGGAATAGTGAGTGAATCTGGAATCTCACTTTCTTTTGACTTTAGTGATAATATACACATGAATCATATGTCTAAAGAACAAAGCAGTGGACCTCCGCCTAGTGAACCTCCAAGTGTCACAATAAACAATGAATCCAGATGTTCCCttacaaattcaaaaactgtttgcaGTGATACGAGAAGTAAAAGAGACACAGAATCAAGAATTAGCAAAAGAAAGCTACGTACACCTGTTAGGGACCAGAGCTTACTACATCATGAACTTAGTGAAAAGAAGCGGAGGCTAACCAATCGAGACTCAtctgaatgtttttcttcattatctgAAGGACGAATTAAAACCTTTTCACAGTCGGAAAAACACATTCGAAGTGTCCTGGACATTCTAAATAGTGAAGTATCTTTATGCAAAAGCAAATGTCTTTCCAAAAAACTTGACAGTGCtcttctttacttaaaaaaagctCACAGAAGAGTTAACACATCTTTGGAACTTATAGCTAAAGTGGGAGAAACAAGAAAGGGTCCATTACCAAAATCATATGAAATAATATGCAATAATTTCTGGGAAATTTGTGACCTTCAAGGTTATGGTTCTGTTTCTGAAAGAAGATATTACTCAACTaagcatttttttccaaaaagaaaatatgacaaatCAGGAGAGAAAAGAGCTTTGGGATTTGAAATTAATAAATCATTAACTCATGTATCAAAGTGCCAATTTGATAGAACAAGTGAAGAGAAAACCAGAGAGtccttttctaagaaaaatgtgGCCAACAGTGTCTCCAGGAGTCACAGCACTATTCACATGGGAGAATTTTGTGATCAAGAATATCCTGAATCACAGTTAACTCCGGGCTCCACATCCCAAAGTACAAGTCAGTCAACTCATAACAATATCTATATGAAAAATCCAGAATCCTTGGAACTTCAACCCTTTTCTGGAAAAATGGGGTGTCTGTTTTTTCCAGATTGCCCAGAtaaaaaactaactaaaaaagAACATCAAGTTGACATAAAGTCTTTATCTaacattaataaatatgaaaagccCGAGAACCATTTAGCACATAATAATGAAGATACAGTAATAGAAAGTGCTGAGGCTGCTgaagtaataaataaaactaattcaGTATCTTTAAGTtgcataaaagaaaacaatgtaagtTTTAACTCAGACGAAAATTATGATGCAACTTGTATAGCTCACACAAAAGTGAAAACTGACATAGTTATTTCAGTCTTAGAATCAGATGTGAAGCACTTTTTGAATGTTGATAACTACAAACCAGATAACCTTATTTCACCTGGTTATAAAAGAAACCTGGAAGTAAGTTTTCTAGAAAAATGGACATCTCCTAGTAAAAACGCCACACCAGGCACTATCACAAGAAATGTCCATTTGGACCCATTACCTCAAACTCTGATAACAAGCAAAAAGTGTAATACTCTTCCTCAATTAGCAGCTGCTCCAGTGACAGATAATgagagagaatctaaaaaaacatatttggatGAACAGAGAGCTTTTGCTGTAGATTCTTTTTCAACATGCACCAATGTTCCACACTGTCAGCAAGAATGTAGTAGAAAGAAGCTTCTAAAGACAGAACAATGGTATCCAAGTAGTTGTGTCCATACAGACAGGAATGAAACACATGTTATTGAGAATTCTGAGTTGGATCTCATACCAGTAACTGAAGAAAGTAAAAGTTACagggaaaatacaatgaagagaCTTTTTCTTAGTGATAGTTCTCTACTCCTAAAAGATGATATAAAGGGTTCTTCAAAAAAATGtacttcaaagaaaaacattctggacagaaaaatgtggaaaattaaacaaactgaaaaagcCAAAGATTCGGTTCACAAAAAAAGCATGACCAAAAGATCAACTGTTAAGAATGAGTACAGAAATCAAAAGCATAAAACTGTAGCAGATGACGCCTACATAAGcgagaaaacaattaaaaataacttgattgattCTCATCGAAGCATTAAGAATACTGAGGCAATCTCTTTGAATAACACAGTTTCTAATCAGCTTAATGATCGAAAGAAAGAGGGGCAAGTTAAAGTTAGTGTTGACTCTCAGTCTGATTCTACCTTGCATTCAGAACTAGCCTGTAATTCCAAACCAGACATATTAGGAGTTAATCATATGCCTTTTTTACGTGCTCACTCTGAAACCTCCAAAGTCTCTACTCCTCAGAAGAATCCTACATCGTGcatgaataaattaaaagaaacacaTTGCTCAGCTGATCATTCAGGTCTTACAGCTAGGCTTGCTCAAATTTTGAGGAGGGCAGATGAAGCATCATCTTTGCAGAAACTACAGGAAGAAGCTAAGGTTTGTCAAAGTATTCTCCCGTTATTTGTTgaagcttttgaaaaaaaacaagaatgttCGCTTGAGCAAATCTTGATTTCAAGAGAACTCTTGGTAGAAAAAAACCTGTGGAATAATtgcaaacacaaattaaaaccatgtgCTGTTGACTCCTTGGTAGAACTCCAAATGATGATGGAAACTATTCAAttcattgaaaacaaaaaaaggctcTTAGGAGGTGAACCGACATTCCGAAGCTTGCTTTGGTATGATGAGACATTGTACAGTGAGCTGCTTGGCAGGCCACGTGGATTTCAACAACAATCCAATTTCTATCCTGCTTTTCAAGGAAGGCTAAAATATAATGCATTCTGTGAGTTGCAGAACTATCACGATCAATTAATTGAATTATTAGGAGAtaccaaaaaggaaaacaattcgTACTATGCATTCTTAAAATGCAAACGCCAGATTAAAGAGTGTGAAGCAATATTGAGGCATTGTTCAGATTGTTTTGACTTTACTCTTTCTGTTCCATTTACCTGTGGGGTTAACTTTGGAGATAGTTTAGGAGACCTAGAAACCTTAAGAAAAAGTACTTTAAAGCTAATCAGTATGTATGGGGACTCTCCTAAAGTTGATTCCTATCCAGGAAAACGAGACCATTTGTGGATTATCATTGAAATGATCTCCTCAAAAGTTAATTTCATCAAGAGCAGTGAGGCAGTAGGTATCAATATATCTCTTTTTGGTCTGGAACATATCTTTTTTGATGCTGCAAAAAGTCTTGtttggaaagagaagaaacagtcTTTCAGCAAAAAATACTCAGGACAGAAGAACAAAGGAACACTACTCAAGATGAATCaacattctttttctaaattgcaAGAGATATATGATACATTGTCTAAAGATTTAAGCAGTGAACAAATTTCCAATATTGGGTTTGAGGAGAATACTATGATGACTTCCAAGAAGTCAGATGATCTactaaacaaagcaaaaattaacaTAGACAACTGTAGGCTTAACAGTACTTCAATTTCACACCCAGATATCTGTTGTATTAGTGAAATATTGGACCAAGCTAAATTTGCAGACTTAAAAAAGTTACAGGAACTCACTTTGAGATGTACTGATCacttagaagttttaaaaaaatgtttccagatgCTGCAAGAAGATAACAGGGATGATATTTTTATCACAGAAGAAAACGTTTTGGATGTGATTGAAAACCACAACTGTGAGgcaataattttaaaacctgCAGCCACTGAAACCTATATTGAAATAGCCATGCTCTCAGAAACAGTTCACTTTCTTAAAAACTCAATGGCAAAGAAACTAGATAAACAAAGATTTCGAGGTATGCTTTGGTTTGATATGTCACTTCTTCCTGAGCTTGTTCACTGCCAAGAAAAAATggcttctttctcatttcttaaagATAACTCAACAGATCATCTTTGGAAAGTGATAGAGACTGCTATTTCTGAACTTAAGAAAGATTTGGATATTACCTACAAATATAATGAAGCTGTTAATTGCTCATATGCTCTTCATTTGTTCTCAAGAGAACTTGAAGAACTTTCAGAAATTAAGAAACTTCTAAAGAAGTCTAAGTATTCCATTTCCACATATATTGACTTTGTGCCATGTATAGCATCTATAAATTATGGAAGCACTATGACACAGTTAGAATACAACTACAATCAGTTTTCTACACTGCTCAAAAATTTATTGGCTGCCTCACGGAAAGATTTAGGAAAAATGGCCCATACTGTGAAAGTCATGAAAACTATTGAACATATGAAGATAATATGTGCGAAGAATGCTGAATTAACCCTTTCCTTCATCCTGTGCCAAATGCTGCATAACAGAGAGAACACTTTCCAAGTAAAGAGAGACGAAAAAATGAATGTTCATGTAAAACCTAGGAGGAATATCAACAAATCCAGTACTTGTATGACGGTACCCTCAATTTCAGAGCGCgtgataaaaaatgtttcaaattcttCTAGAAAACGACGTATCACTGTAGACAAATGTCAAGACTCTCCGGAACAAGACAAAAACACTACTGTTTCCAGttgtaaaaaacaaaag GTTAACGAAAAAGGAGTCAcaaaaatcaacagagaaaagGCAGTGTTCAAGCATCCAAG GACCACAAGATCTCATCCTGAAAATGAAAGCGAAATAGGACCAAGTTCATCTGGCAATCTGAAAAGAAACTATGGATCTCCAAAAAAGGTTGAAATGCAAAGATCACTGCCTGTCTCACCTTTACCTTTAAAGAACCTAAAAGACACTTGCGTGTTGAAGTCAGAGGGAAAAATTGATTTAACCAATATTTCATCTAATACTTCAGAAGAATTCACTGGACATCAGGAAAAGGTAAATAGcatgaagaaaagaaatgtgaattttaGTACTGCTGAAACAAAAAGTGATAAGAAAGATTGTTCTTCTTTTGCATTTTGTGACCAAAAAAGTGTACATGGAACCTTTTCAAAAGACCATGAAACACCTTCACAGAAGAAACTTCTTAACAATTCCCCAGATCCCTCAGACATAAAATCAGGAACTGATGCTACTTTTCTGTCTAATGCATTAGTGCCCTCAAAGCCTATTTTCTGTCTTGTGAGTGATATCCATGCCAATTTAGAAATGAATGGCACTGTCTTTGAACTTCAAGATAATGAAATAGTAAACTCATCTGTTAAAAATTCTACAGGCACTAAATCTCCAGAACCCATATTTATCCAGAACAAAATACCTCTTCAACAAATAAGTGAAACACAACCTGCAAAAACtgagtcaaaagaaaaatatgtgaaggATACATTGAATCCCAGCACTGTACCTGTTGAAACATCTGAGAACATGACCCTTAATGTCAATCAAACAGcagaacaaaagaataataaaaattcttcttctgaacaaaagaagaataaaaattctaaacTCCTAACTCATAATGCTGCCACACATTGGAATGAGCTTCCACAGGCTGCATGTACCCCAATATATAATTCTTCTGAACACTCATTTGGAACACTCTCTCCTTCCTGTGCTTGGTATGTTTATCATTACAGCAGTAGCAATGGCAGTTTCATTACCCAGACTTACCAAGGCATAACATCATTTGAAGTACAGCCACCTTCTGAGATCTTGACTGCAGTTCCAAGCACTGTCCAAAATGTACATTCTAATCTTTTACTCTCTCAATATTTTGGTTACTTCCCTGGGGAGCCACGAGCATATGGCCTTATGCCAGCAAATAGGTATTTTCCATCTCAGATGCCTGTTTCTTCCAATGTTCAGCAGCCAGCTTTTTCCCAGTGTGCTTCCTATCAGCTGCTTCCACAAGCTGCATACCCTTACCCTCCTGATTTAGGTGTGCTTCCACAAGTTCTTTGGACTTATG ttccaTGGCAACATCAAGAGCTCTTTCATCTAGGACGGTGA